A genomic window from Onychostoma macrolepis isolate SWU-2019 chromosome 22, ASM1243209v1, whole genome shotgun sequence includes:
- the LOC131530607 gene encoding elastase-1-like, with translation MLRILLLSVLAALALAEPRYLEEALEERVVGGEVARPNSWPWQISLQYLSGGSYHHTCGGTLIKNNWVMTAAHCVDTSRTWRVVLGEHNLNSNEGREQYMSVSTVHIHPNWNRNSVASGYDIALLRLSSSASLNSYVQLASLPPSGQVLPHNNPCYITGWGRTSTGGSLSAQLKQAYLPVVDHSNCSRSDWWGSTVKTTMVCAGGGSDSGCNGDSGGPLNCQVSGKYVVHGVTSFVSSLGCNTTKKPTVFTRVSAYISWINGII, from the exons ATGCTGAGGATCCTGTTGTTGAGCGTGCTGGCCGCCCTGG CGCTGGCTGAGCCCAGATATCTGGAGGAGGCCCTTGAGGAGAGGGTCGTTGGTGGAGAGGTGGCAAGACCCAACTCTTGGCCTTGGCAG ATCTCTCTCCAGTACCTGTCTGGCGGCAGCTACCATCATACCTGTGGTGGGACTCTGATCAAAAATAATTGGGTGATGACCGCCGCCCACTGCGTTGACAC CTCGAGAACTTGGCGTGTTGTCCTGGGCGAACACAACTTAAACAGCAACGAGGGTCGCGAGCAGTACATGAGCGTCAGCACCGTCCACATCCACCCCAACTGGAACCGCAACAGTGTGGCTTCTGG ATATGATATTGCCCTTCTGCGCCTGTCCTCCAGCGCCTCTCTGAACTCATATGTGCAGCTGGCCAGCCTGCCACCCTCTGGACAGGTTCTGCCCCACAACAACCCCTGTTACATCACCGGCTGGGGCCGCACATCGA CTGGTGGGTCACTCTCGGCTCAGCTGAAACAGGCCTATCTGCCCGTGGTCGACCACAGTAACTGCTCTCGTAGCGACTGGTGGGGAAGCACTGTGAAGACCACCATGGTTTGCGCTGGTGGTGGAAGTGACTCTGGATGTAAT GGTGACTCTGGCGGCCCTCTGAACTGCCAGGTCAGTGGTAAGTATGTTGTCCATGGAGTGACCAGCTTTGTGTCTTCATTGGGTTGTAACACCACCAAGAAGCCAACAGTCTTCACCCGTGTGTCTGCCTACATCAGCTGGATTAATGGC aTCATTTGA
- the LOC131530611 gene encoding uncharacterized protein LOC131530611 has translation MNFKLHIIQRALLLLSFKLSINHFRLRSLMNMLKHTVGDSVTLQTDVTELKNDDRILWKFSDKDILIAELNQATNQTLFYEGPDGRLRDRLQLNQRTGDLTIRNISRAHSDVYTLQITRGKKSTCKRFMVIAHEKTVSGMEGDSVTLNSDIEIQGYLVLWMFGPEDCLIAKGETKKKISTYDGADGGFRGKLNLNYESGSLTITNTRTEHTGVYKLQVICSRETKYKTFRVTIRESERNTDFGPEQEGIPLVQK, from the exons ATGAACTTCAAACTGCACATTATCCAAAGAGCGCTtcttttattatcatttaagcTGTCAATCAATCACTTCAGGTTAAGATCACTGA TGAACATGCTGAAACATACAGTtggagattctgtcactctacAAACTGATGTTACTGAGCTGAAGAATGATGACAGGATACTGTGGAAGTTTAGCGATAAAGACATATTAATCGCCGAACTCAACCAAGCCACCAATCAGACCTTATTCTATGAAGGTCCTGATGGGAGATTAAGAGACCGACTGCAGTTAAACCAGCGAACTGGAGATCTGACCATCAGGAACATCAGCAGAGCTCATTCAGACGTTTATACACTTCAAATCACGAGAGGCAAAAAGAGCACATGCAAGAGATTCATGGTTATTGCCCACG aaaagactGTGTCAgggatggagggagattcagtcacgCTAAACAGCGATATTGAAATACAAGGTTACCTTGTATTGTGGATGTTTGGACCTGAAGACTGCCTAATTGCTAAAGgtgaaacaaagaaaaagatCTCTACATATGATGGTGCTGACGGGGGATTCAGAGGCAAATTGAATCTGAATTATGAgtctggatctctgaccatcacaaacaccagaactGAACACACTGGAGTTTATAAACTACAGGTCATCTGCAGCCGAGAGACCAAATATAAGACATTCAGAGTTACAATCCGTG AGAGTGAAAGAAATACAGACTTTGGGCCTGAGCAAGAAGGTATCCCCTTAGTACAGAAATGA